One Helianthus annuus cultivar XRQ/B chromosome 7, HanXRQr2.0-SUNRISE, whole genome shotgun sequence genomic region harbors:
- the LOC110866778 gene encoding extensin-like, whose product MVSDQNTAATPSQAMITSNALLETNPVTTMPASPAVTRSLDLEFKAEGPPPGFTGTSALSSGTMAAYLFSYSSLQFRSVEPTTTNANVFTPTSTTSAQTIRHSTTPVITSASSSTTIPQVSTTQYYQPSVTYAMPPLYSAALTAALSTPPHQPVVMPTGIMNAPVTPGNQAYFPGYYYEPPYGYLPPYNTPTYTPQGAAQGYAQQSPYAAYMPPWWTFPTSQPVYSQTPPTAEPVYDRGNTSRPRFSPDEGPSPTLNITSAQPPVTQGTSQGGAPPPIQPINVEEDELTRPYKPVDATFKSKFTRRIAEAPIKEKPKMP is encoded by the coding sequence ATGGTAAGCGATCAGAACACGGCAGCAACACCAAGTCAGGCGATGATAACTAGCAACGCACTGTTGGAGACGAACCCTGTCACCACCATGCCAGCTTCACCTGCTGTAACCAGGTCTCTCGACTTGGAATTCAAAGCTGAAGGACCACCACCGGGTTTTACAGGAACCTCCGCCCTATCTTCTGGAACAATGGCGGCATACCTTTTCTCGTATAGTTCATTGCAGTTCCGGTCGGTGGAACCAACTACAACAAACGCCAATGTCTTCACCCCAACATCCACCACGAGTGCACAGACTATACGTCATAGCACTACGCCGGTTATCACGTCTGCAAGCTCAAGTACTACCATACCACAGGTGAGCACGACTCAGTATTACCAACCCTCAGTTACATACGCCATGCCGCCTCTCTACTCGGCAGCACTAACGGCGGCGCTGTCCACTCCACCACATCAACCAGTAGTCATGCCTACAGGAATCATGAATGCCCCGGTTACGCCAGGGAATCAAGCTTACTTCCCAGGATACTATTACGAACCCCCATACGGGTATTTACCCCCATACAACACTCCAACGTACACTCCCCAGGGGGCAGCACAAGGCTATGCTCAGCAATCGCCATACGCGGCTTATATGCCACCTTGGTGGACTTTTCCAACATCACAGCCGGTTTACAGTCAGACCCCGCCAACAGCGGAACCCGTGTATGACAGAGGAAACACATCTAGGCCTCGTTTTTCTCCAGACGAAGGCCCTAGCCCTACACTGAACATCACCTCGGCTCAACCCCCAGTTACCCAGGGTACCAGCCAGGGTGGGGCACCTCCTCCAATACAACCCATCAATGTAGAAGAAGACGAACTTACTAGACCTTACAAACCAGTGGACGCCACTTTCAAGTCCAAGTTCACCAGAAGAATAGCGGAAGCTCCTATTAAGGAAAAACCTAAGATGCCTTAA